The Austwickia sp. genome includes a region encoding these proteins:
- the pdhA gene encoding pyruvate dehydrogenase (acetyl-transferring) E1 component subunit alpha has product MPHLRHDGGPETIRFIDKDGNRIRNDVNLPYDPIVDAMTDEDAQDLYRDMVLIRRLDMEGTALQRQGQLGLWPGLLGQEAAQIGIGRAMARQDYAFPGYREHGVAYCRGVDPLAIFGLYRGVTLGGWDPNEHNFHLYTIVIGNQALHAVGYAMGVQRDGDVGTGDPDRDAAVVGFFGDGATAQGDINEAFVFAAVNQCPIVFFCQNNQWAISEPNETHTRIPLYQRARGFGFPGVRVDGNDVVAVYAVAKAALEHARSGQGPFLIEAYTYRMGAHTTSDDPTKYRDSAEVDLWRDRDPIERVKTHLLWRGNTDPEFFAGVDREADELAQRIRAAVQEMPDPEVDAMFEHVYADPHPGLAAEQAALHEYEAGFEGAEGSQGAAR; this is encoded by the coding sequence ATGCCGCACCTGCGGCACGACGGCGGCCCCGAGACGATCCGGTTCATCGACAAGGACGGCAACCGGATTCGCAACGATGTGAACCTGCCGTACGACCCCATCGTCGACGCGATGACCGACGAGGACGCCCAGGACCTCTACCGGGACATGGTGCTGATCCGCCGCCTCGACATGGAGGGGACGGCGTTGCAGCGCCAGGGCCAGCTCGGGCTGTGGCCGGGGCTGCTCGGCCAGGAGGCCGCCCAGATCGGCATCGGCCGGGCGATGGCGCGCCAGGACTACGCTTTTCCCGGTTACCGCGAGCACGGCGTCGCCTACTGCCGCGGCGTGGACCCGCTGGCGATCTTCGGCCTCTACCGCGGCGTGACGCTCGGCGGCTGGGACCCGAACGAGCACAACTTCCATCTCTACACGATCGTCATCGGCAACCAGGCGCTGCACGCCGTGGGCTACGCGATGGGCGTCCAGCGCGACGGCGACGTGGGCACCGGTGACCCGGACCGGGACGCGGCGGTCGTCGGCTTCTTCGGCGACGGCGCCACCGCCCAGGGCGACATCAACGAGGCGTTCGTGTTCGCGGCCGTGAACCAGTGCCCGATCGTGTTCTTCTGCCAGAACAACCAGTGGGCCATCTCCGAGCCCAACGAGACGCACACCCGGATCCCGCTCTACCAGCGGGCGCGCGGCTTCGGCTTCCCCGGGGTGCGCGTGGACGGCAACGACGTCGTCGCCGTGTACGCCGTCGCCAAGGCCGCCCTCGAGCACGCCCGGTCCGGCCAGGGCCCGTTCCTCATCGAGGCGTACACCTACCGGATGGGCGCCCACACGACGTCGGACGACCCGACGAAGTACCGCGACTCGGCCGAGGTCGACCTCTGGCGGGACCGGGACCCGATCGAGCGGGTCAAGACCCACCTGCTCTGGCGAGGCAACACCGACCCGGAGTTCTTCGCCGGCGTCGACCGGGAGGCCGACGAGCTGGCGCAGCGGATCCGCGCGGCCGTGCAGGAGATGCCCGACCCCGAGGTGGACGCGATGTTCGAGCACGTCTACGCCGATCCCCATCCCGGGCTCGCGGCGGAGCAGGCCGCGCTGCACGAGTACGAGGCGGGCTTCGAGGGTGCCGAGGGTTCGCAGGGGGCCGCGCGATGA